A region from the Vulpes lagopus strain Blue_001 chromosome 5, ASM1834538v1, whole genome shotgun sequence genome encodes:
- the CHCHD5 gene encoding coiled-coil-helix-coiled-coil-helix domain-containing protein 5, producing MQAALEITARYCGRELEQYGQCVVAKPESWQRDCHHLKMSIAQCTSSHPIIRQIRQACAEPFEAFEECLRQNEAAVGNCAEHVRRFLQCAEQVQPPRSPSATETKPLPTS from the exons AT GCAAGCGGCCCTGGAGATCACTGCTCGCTACTGTGGCCGAGAGCTGGAGCAATATGGCCAGTGTGTGGTGGCCAAGCCTGAGTCATGGCAGCGAGACTGTCACCACCTTAAGATGAGTATTGCTCAGTGCACGTCCTCCCA CCCAATCATCCGTCAGATCCGCCAGGCTTGTGCTGAGCCTTTTGAGGCCTTTGAAGAGTGTCTTCGACAGAATGAGGCAGCTGTGGGCAACTGTGCAGAGCATGTGCGCCGCTTCCTGCAGTGTGCTGAGCAGGTGCAACCACCACGCTCACCCTCAGCTACGGAG